Proteins encoded together in one Streptomyces umbrinus window:
- a CDS encoding metal-sensitive transcriptional regulator, whose translation MELQMAADELKSVINRLKRAQGQIAGVINMIEQGRSCEEVVTQLAAASRALDRAGFAIIATGLQHCMTDEGGEQDLDRDQMRARLEKLFLSLA comes from the coding sequence ATGGAACTGCAGATGGCGGCCGACGAGCTCAAGTCCGTGATCAACCGGCTCAAGCGGGCCCAGGGGCAGATCGCGGGCGTGATCAACATGATCGAACAGGGGCGGTCCTGCGAAGAGGTGGTCACCCAACTGGCAGCGGCCTCAAGGGCGTTGGACCGCGCCGGGTTCGCGATCATCGCGACCGGGCTCCAGCACTGCATGACCGACGAGGGCGGCGAGCAGGATCTGGACCGCGACCAGATGCGGGCGCGACTGGAGAAGCTCTTCCTGTCCCTCGCCTGA
- a CDS encoding cysteine hydrolase family protein, producing MSRPGSPGLLAVIDMQRVFAEPDSPWAAPRFTEAVDGVRRLLPAFGERVTFTRFLAPEKPAGAWRAYYEQWPFALRPPEDRLWELVDELAPHAGHLVDAPTFGKWTPELAERVGPEGRLVLAGVSTDCCVLSTALAAADAGVEVWVAADACAGADDASHTKALQIMDLYRPLIRVVTVAEALARVA from the coding sequence ATGAGCCGACCGGGATCACCAGGCCTGCTGGCCGTCATCGACATGCAGCGCGTGTTCGCCGAGCCGGACAGCCCCTGGGCCGCGCCCCGCTTCACCGAGGCCGTGGACGGGGTACGCCGCCTGCTGCCGGCCTTCGGGGAACGCGTCACCTTCACCCGGTTCCTGGCACCCGAGAAGCCCGCCGGCGCCTGGCGGGCGTACTACGAACAGTGGCCCTTCGCGCTGCGGCCGCCGGAGGACCGTCTCTGGGAGCTGGTGGACGAACTCGCGCCCCACGCCGGGCACTTGGTCGACGCCCCGACCTTCGGCAAATGGACTCCGGAACTGGCCGAGCGGGTCGGTCCCGAGGGCCGTCTGGTGCTCGCCGGAGTCAGTACGGACTGCTGTGTGCTCTCCACCGCGCTGGCCGCCGCCGACGCCGGAGTGGAGGTGTGGGTGGCGGCCGACGCCTGCGCGGGAGCGGACGACGCCTCGCACACCAAGGCCCTGCAGATCATGGACCTGTACCGGCCGCTGATCCGGGTCGTCACCGTGGCCGAGGCGCTCGCCCGGGTCGCGTGA